The genomic segment TAAGTAATTCTTCTAATCTTGATTTAGCTTCCTCTGGAATATCGGTAAATAAGTTATCTAAAACAACAATTCGCTCAACGGTCATCAATGGTGACATTGGCGTTAACATAGTCGCTATTTTTCTAATATCAGAAAGGCTATTAGTCAGCCAGCCAAGAGAGGTTTCTTCTTTTGCTAATATTTCGATCCCTTCCATATTAACTTCGCTAGAAGAAGACTTAAAACCATAGAGTCCAGAATAAACGGCAGGAATACGAATGCCACCACCCACATCAATACCTAAACCAATATCAGCACGACCACTTGCCACTGCAGCAGCAGCACCACATGATGCCCCACCAATCAGTCTACCTTCACTATTTGGGTTCTCAATAGATTTATAATGCGGATTTCTACCATGAAGTCCTAGACCAAACTCATCCATATGAGTTTTACCTATAAATCGAGCTCCCCCTTTTAATAAAATATCAACAATTGGAGCATTCTCTTTGGCTTCTTTTTGTTGCGTTAACCACTGTGGGTTACCTAAGCCATTCGGAGTATCTTTAATGTTAATACAATCACTCACAACAAACTTTTTATTTTCTAAAAGTCCATAAAAGGCCACTTGCTGTTCAGGGCCTGAGTGGGCGACATAATTTGTTTCACTATCCATATAATACAATACTGTTATTAACATCAAAGAGAAGTAGCATACCAATCGCGGCACTGAATACAATTCAACATATTCACACTATTTATAATTCACTCTACAGTGTGACATTCATCCCATTCTAAAAAATTCGCGTTAAACAAAAACTCAAAAGCAACCGTTTGCGTATTGATGGAAACAAGGTATTATTCCGTGGTTACTTTTCACAACTACATGAGAATCGATTATGTTTGGTACAGCTCTGTCTTCTTCTGCAACAAAAGTGTTATTACTTGGCTCTGGTGAACTTGGTAAAGAAGTGGCGATTGAATGTCAACGTCTTGGCTTGGAAGTGATTGCAGTTGATCGCTATCTACATGCACCAGCAATGCAAGTAGCTCATCGCAGTTACGCTATTGATATGTTAGATGCGAACGCATTAGAAGAAATTATTAATAAAGAACAACCTGATTACGTTGTGCCTGAAATTGAAGCTATAGCGACTGATAAATTAGTGGAACTAGAAAAACAAGGCCTTAATGTTGTTCCTACTGCAA from the Aliivibrio wodanis genome contains:
- a CDS encoding putative amidase, giving the protein MDSETNYVAHSGPEQQVAFYGLLENKKFVVSDCINIKDTPNGLGNPQWLTQQKEAKENAPIVDILLKGGARFIGKTHMDEFGLGLHGRNPHYKSIENPNSEGRLIGGASCGAAAAVASGRADIGLGIDVGGGIRIPAVYSGLYGFKSSSSEVNMEGIEILAKEETSLGWLTNSLSDIRKIATMLTPMSPLMTVERIVVLDNLFTDIPEEAKSRLEELLKSVPYEVVRSRSISKIITTKAAESFKVISVIRSLRKIEPWIEKNNEDLSDEIKIKMKWLSELKYKDERIALEQRELVQTVLESILDNKTLLLMPTTANIAPPVSTSSEQLYNLNSLILKYTSLASLADLPQLHLPWFKVKNSPWGISLIGQKGMDRQLIDAAIRWKGNH